The genomic window CAGGCGATTTAACAGTTTGCGGGAAGGATTGACAAAAACATGATGATGGATGCTAAATTCTACATCAGTGATGTAGTTAGTGAACTAGTATCGAGTCCTGACAACGCAGACAGATACAAGGAAACGCCTCTCGAACTTGTATGTTCTGGACGGCCAGCCTACTCTACTGTTTCACCCCCACCAAAAAAATACACCAAATTATTTCCATTTCTAAAAACATCGGTGCAGATTCCGTTTTTTTGACTCCCATCGGACCGTCAgacctcttcctcaccccccccctcccaataaaaaaaaaagaaaaatctccatccaaccatccatgtaacccacccacccccagctCTCGCCTCCCCCTACTCGGTGCGGTTACTCTGGTTCTCCGGGTGATGGGCGCTGTTCTCCACCTCCGTCTCCTGGTGGCTGAAGAGGTTGCTCCACCAGCTGCGGGAGAGCCACATCTGTCCGGCCGACCCTGCGCTCTTCACCTTCCGCATCTCCTGCAGGGTGGGTTGTGGGGCGGATGAACACCGGTACATGTCAACACAACGGTCGTTTCCCTTACGTTCATACATGCTATTTGCTGGAGGCTCCCCAATCCCCAGAGTCCACAGTCTAATTGGAAGGCATTCCTCTGGTAAGATATCCAACCCCTACCCCCTTCATGACCTGCATCTGAATGAATTGACTGTAAGAGGCTTTGGAGTGAAGTTCAGGCCTGGTGGACGAATTTATAGAAACCATATTATTAGGGAAGGTGTATCAGGGTAGTGAGTGTATGTAGCGGCTTGAGTGTTCCATAGCCCTATCCTCCTTCTGTCCAACCATCCCTCCATTCCTCCCCCATGATCCTCCCGTCATCGTCCTATCCCTCTTTCCGGCCAGCTACCATCGCCCTCCCTGCATCCATCCTCCCCTTCCCTGCTGCGTCTTCTCACCCCTTTGTCCAGCCAGCTGTCGAACTCGTCACTCATCCTCCGGAGCTGCCGGCCGTACTTCTTGGCCGCCCAGAGGGCTGCCGGAGCGGACTGCGAGCGACTCCGGAACGGGGTGCCGTCCCCGGACCCCACGTCCTCCCCTTCCCCGGCCCGGAACTCCTGGTCCACGTAGGACACATGGGACTCTGAGTTCCCCCGAGTACGACCGCCCCCTAAGAGGActagcagagaggggggggggggggggggggggggggagagagagagagagagagagagagagagagagagagagagagagagagagacggagacggagagggagagagagaatgccaTGTTACCTTCAAGACAACGTTCCTCAAACCGACTTCAGAGAGAGACAATACAAATGTCAGAAGGATGAAACATATTCAACATATCATTCTCTATCTTTAAAGACGAGGATGAAGCCAGCAACAAAAGAAGGTTGAAGGAAATGGAGCAATCCAGAACTTGAGAACTGTATTAAATCGACCAACTTAGACTTCTCCATTTATGGAGTCTTTACCTGGGGGTCTCATGGCAGGGTGCCAGTTGGGTACCTGAAGTGGAAATTCTCGCCCCTCTAACTCATCAGAGGTCTCGGATTCGTCGTCTGATATGGAAAACGATGCGGCCATCGTGACATCTGAAAACAAATGTATACCTTAGGAGGGGTATCAATAACAAGATCTCTACCTTCAAAACAAGTCACCCCTTTTCcgatccacacacatacacacagagccTGGAATCCACCTGCCTTTATGCATTATATCCCCTCAATCCAATAACAAATGAATCCAGACAAAGTCGCAGGGGTCAACTTAAATGTTGAATCCGGGTGAGAAAGGTCAAAAAGCAACACGAGAGGAACACGAGAGGAATGGTTCAAATACGCCAGGAGACAACTCAGAACAAACCCGAGACTACCGTAAACACGATGTAGGTGCGCTATCTCCTCCGGTCCGCCGGTACAAAGGTGGGACAACCGGTGAGATAACCGGTTTGTGATGAGATAGATGAGACTTAGATCGGATCCCTTTACACACCCGCCCTTTCGTAGGGGTCCCGTTCGTTTAGCGAAGCCGAAaagggtgtgttgtgttgttgttgactaAAGGGAGGACAAAGAAGTCCACCCGGGGAGGGTGCTGCTGTTGCGGGGTAGTTTAAAGGACGCGGTAGTCCAATGTAAAATTATTTCACTCACCCGCAGTCTTTATTGTGCTTTCCCTGTCCCCAAAAGTGGCAATGTTGTGGTCCGAGTTGAccgtggttgttgtttttgtggtgtCTTCAGTCGTCTTGCTTTTCGGACGGTTCCCTCACCGTACAGTGGACGACAGTCTGTCGACCAATTGCGACGCCTTCCGCTCCCCGACGCGTCGACGTCACTGTTGCGAGCGAGGAAAGCGATTCGGCGTCGTAATACCTGTGGTTTAGCGCCGTGACATTTGTCGCTGCGCTGCACCACAGGTATTACGACGCCGAATCAGGAATTACGACACCGCTAAAAGCTATCCTACCCAAAAGaagaagtcacacacacacacacacacacacacacacacacacacacacacacacacacacacacacacacacacacacacacacacacacacacacacacacacacacacacagacacacacacacacacacacacacacacacacagtattaatAATGCATTACTTCATCCTAAAGACTGTTACGATTTAAGCATTTTGGATCATACAATATATTTTAGTAAAGATAATCATAATAGATTCGATTAGGTGATATTGCTGGAGTGTACATCCCAACCGTCACAAATATATCGTACTTGAATATCAGGCCGTGCCACTCTATACTAAAAATAGAGAGCTAAAATATCAAGGATATAACACACCTTGTGTGAGAATCTACTCTTTTGTAATGCCAATTTGAGTTCACTGCTTCTATGGAGGCTACAGGAATCTAATCAGATTATGGGTATTTGGTAACTGAATATAGTGTTCATTCGTTTAAGCCACTTTAATGTGTGTAATTGTTTACTCTGCGTTAAAATGCCTTTAGTTAAATAATGACGGCGAAAAGAAGACGAGGCATTATAAATTGTCCGTTGATTCTTTAATACGACCACCGGGTGGCGCCATTGCTCTTCTATAACTTTCCTTCTACGCCACATGTAAAGAACaacagacaaaaataaataagtaatgatgtatttatttttctttattttatgtaATAAAAGTTATTTAAACTGAAACCAAGATAAACACGTATTAATACTCTATGACATCAAATCTGAGCTTATAAGGCCAAAGCCTATAGTGCCCAAAACTACTCTATTGATTTTTATAatggctatttagtaatttactCGACACGGATACGTCGTAAGCGACCTACAGTTAATACAGGTACGTATTATCAAGGAACAGGTAGGGTGGCATCTTGCATAAGGATgcctgcagacattggggatcgaaccaagaacctttgGGCTGGAAGTCGAACAACCTTACCCCTTCACAGCCAGTCTATTAAAGCCCATGTGGTACAGTCTAGGCTTGTAATCATATAGTGAAGTACTACTATGAGGAATATTGGACGATAGAAAATAGGATAATGACCAGACATCATGGGTTTGCTTTGGACCTTCTCCTGCCTACTTAAGTAGATGTTCTCTGagctctccacctccatcatcataAAAACAGCCTCTCCACTTattttctctctacctctcctactctctctcttgctcttcactactatctctctctctctctctctccctctcctactctctttctctcgctcttcactactatctctctctctctctccctctcctactctctctctctctctcactcttcactactatctctctctctcgcggaggaggaggtggaggagctggtgtaaACTAACCTTGAACCGACCATGCAGCGATGGTCATGGAGTCAGACTGAGGAGCTCAACACTGCCTCATACCTAGTGGTCAGATCAGCCGACGCCTTAGCCCAATGGACTTACAGTAAATTCAGCTACATGTAATTAAAGGTCCCACGACattccaccaggtgtggtgtgattagccaaaATCTGTCTGTTTTGACATcaaaggtgggcgtgtccacctagatattTGCAGAATCGATCAGTCTacaagcctacccagtggactgtaagCCAaggttgctcatctatccatcaaacatctaggtggacacgcccacctgtgatattcacaacggcttgtaacggctaatcacaccacatcAGGTGGCACAATTCATGGAAGAATCGTTTTTTCAAGGTGATCATTTCAGTGTAAACACTCTGGATTCATAGCATCTCTGGTCACTAGCCGCTTAGCAACTCTGGTCACTAGCAGCTTAGCATCTCTGGTCGCTAGCTGCCTAGCATCTCTGGTCACTAGCTGCTTAGCATCTCTGGTCGCTAGGCGCTTAGCATCTCGGTCACTAGCAGCTTAGCATCTCTGGTCGCTAGCAGCTTAGCATCTGTGGTCACTAGCAGTTTAGCATCTCTGGTCGCTAGCCGCTTAGCATCTCTGGTCGCTTGCCAATTAGCATCTCTGGTCGCTAGCAGCTTAGCATGGCCCTGTACAGCAGGCTACCAAAGTTGAGCACCAGCACAGGAACCAAACGCACGTGCGGTTTGGCTTGTGCCCCCGGCGATTGCAAGCGCGGCTCGGTTCTTGCGCTTCACCGTCTGATGACTGCTGAACTCTACCATTTATTCTATTCCTGAGCCGCGTACAAAGTTATAGCCGGCTCTAAGGGCTACAAACGTTGATTTGTCAAACTCCTGTTCGGGGCAGCCAGTACGACATGTACAGTACGCACGCGACACGGCCGCCCGCCGCAACGAGGAGTCATCCCAAAGAGCCGTACAATTAGTGTGTATTTTTACCAGCGTGCCCGCCCTGCCCTGGCCAGCTCCAGCCCCCCCGTGTCTCCACCCCTGCATCTGGGGGCTATTttaggaagtggaggaggaggaggaggaggaggagggggaaaaggaggaagaggaggaggcgtgcATGCTCTCCCACACTGTCTCCCAACtgccactttgtgtgtgtgtatgtgtgtgtttgtgtgtgtttgtgtgttggtgcttACAGcgaaagagagattgagagtgcgagatggatagagagagagagctatgtttgtctgtgtatctaATGTACTGTTTGGAGAACATTGCAGCAGCACTATTTTACATTAAAGTCGAAGTGTTCCTTCCCCTCATTACAGGACACTGCCCTGCGTGTGTCACtgttgttcctctctctctctctctctctctctctctctctNNNNNNNNNNNNNNNNNNNNNNNNNNNNNNNNNNNNNNNNNNNNNNNNNNNNNNNNNNNNNNNNNNNNNNNNNNNNNNNNNNNNNNNNNNNNNNNNNNNNctctctctctctctctctctctctctctctctctctctctctctctctctctctctctctctctctctctctctctctctctctctctctctctctctctctctctctctctctctctctatcccttcctctctttatCCCGTCCTCTCCCTATGGCCCCgtcctctttcttcctccctctacaTCTTTCTCTCCGTCCCTTATTTTCCTCCCCTTTTTGCTGACTATGGATGGGTggaaaagggaggaggagaagaggaagaacatTATGAAGACATCACATTTCAGCCATTAAAACAAGAGGAAGCAGAAAACAAATAGagcgggaagagagagggacagaagccAGGGGATGACGCTCACCAAGTAGGgatcatgggagagagaggggggggagagagaacggGATGCAAGGAGAAGCAAGGGAGAGGTATATTGAGTGAGAGGAAGGgaaagaggcagggagggagagttgaagggagggggggggagaaagagaggagggagaattggagggagggggagagaaagagagggagagggagagaatgagggatggaggaagggatGAGAGTGAGGGAAGGAGAAGGCCATAAGAGTGATAAAATGGAAGGGAGGCAAGGAAAGAGAACGAGAGTGaggtaggaggagagggaagaaggagtgaaagagagagagggatggagagagagagagcgagggagccgAGGTTGAGATCTAAGGCGAGAGAACGCTATATACACAGCGAGCGGCAGAGTCTAAAGCAGAGACTACGTTACATGGCCGCTGCAGTtttccagtctccagcgtggaaaGGTCCTCATCCACATTAAGACTGTCCCGGCTGGCTGGAGGCCTCTCATCAGCCTGTCTAAATACATACACTCATGCCTTCttgcctcctccctctcccccctctctccccccccccccccccccctctccttttaTGTGCGCAGGGCCACTCCCCGGCTGTGCCAGGCTGGGCGGGGCCCGCGGCCTCCCTGATTACAACGCTGTGGCCGTGTTTTTGCCCAACCCGTCCCAAGACCAACTCCATGGCCACCGCAGGGTCCGAGGGAACACCCTCGAACACCGCCTTCAAAGTTTTCCATgaaggcacgcacacgcacacgcgcatgcaTGTTTCGCAGGCAAATGCACACGCGGAGCTCCCCCAGCTGTTCAAACAGCCCTAAATATAGTGCATTCTCTATCAAACATGTTCTATCTTACTCTATCTTC from Gadus morhua chromosome 17, gadMor3.0, whole genome shotgun sequence includes these protein-coding regions:
- the LOC115529360 gene encoding bcl2-associated agonist of cell death, whose translation is MAASFSISDDESETSDELEGREFPLQVPNWHPAMRPPVLLGGGRTRGNSESHVSYVDQEFRAGEGEDVGSGDGTPFRSRSQSAPAALWAAKKYGRQLRRMSDEFDSWLDKGEMRKVKSAGSAGQMWLSRSWWSNLFSHQETEVENSAHHPENQSNRTE